A window of Cynocephalus volans isolate mCynVol1 chromosome 3, mCynVol1.pri, whole genome shotgun sequence genomic DNA:
CCAATGGTACTTACACATTGGTTTTAAATTTATGTGGTGAGGGCACTGGGTTTTTGGCTCGCGTTTCTAGCACTTCCATGTAATGAGGCTTCCTCTGAGTTCCACTACAAAGGCCTGTCAAGTTTTCAGCACTTGTGTTCTCTTCTGAGTGGTGTTCACCTTGGTCTGTAATTGTGACCCTTTGTAACTTGTCAATAAACAGGTTGTCAAAGCTGCTGGAAATATCTTCTGCTTGACTTGAAAAACAATGCTGAGGGAGACACTCACTAGCTTTGGATGAAGAAGGCACCCTGGCTCTGCTGCTGGACGCTGGGCCCTTGTTCACTGTGTCCTCAGCCTCTGGAGTCTCTTCATTGCCTTTGTGGGTAGGATGTTCAAGTCCCTGTTTTTGTGAGGTTGTTTTAGATGACTTGATGTTATTTTCAGAGGAACAGCCAGGAACTAGTGATGAAGTATCAAGAATCTGGTCAGAATTCTGGACCTTATCTGTGTCCACATCAGCTCCTGCAATGGCTTTTTGCCTTGGCTTACAGTCTACTCTAACAGGATGAAACAGCTCACtctttcctctcacctcttcacAATCTGCAATGACAGCTTTCAGTTTGGCAACAGAGTCAAAGATCTTTTTACCTTTGTCGGGCAATTTGCAAATGAATTTTCTGTCAAATGGAAAAGAACATGTATACATTAGAGCCCTAATTTCTAAGTGCAAAATTTGATTTCTAACTGCCCCAAAGCAGGAATGAAATGAATAAGACAGTCATTATCCAAATACCCCCAAAAACAAGGGGATGTAGGAACAATAGGGAATATATGCTTCATCTGTGTCACCTAATAAGAATTTCAGCAGGAGTCTTTTAAGCATATAATAATCATAAGACATTCCAAAAATCAATAGTTTTTAAAGTGTGATCTCCAAGACCCGGGTGGTGAGGGAATGGGTCTGtaagttcaaaattattttcataacaaCACTAACACATTATTTGccatttctctctcactttctcacaTGGGcacagtggagttttccagaggctacatgATGTGTGGTGACATCATTGCTCTGAAAGGGACTGTGCGCTTGTACATTCTTGTGTTTTAAAGACGTTTCAGTTGTATTTCTGAGAAATCAataaatacgagggtacttcaaaaattctggaaagattcatatttttaattctatttgtccatgaactttatgaagtgcCTCATGTCACTAGAAACCACACACATCTTTGGGATGCCTAGTAGTTCTGAAAGAGTACAAAGggatcctgagaccaaaaagttaaCTGCTGCTACAGATTAAAAACCAATTCTCACAAAACCAAAACACCTGTCTGTAGGAAGCCTCCCAAGTGATTATTTGTCCCCTTTTCTGAGTGACAGAAGGTCCTTTTCTAATTCACTTTTCTTTAGCCATACAACAAATGGAAA
This region includes:
- the POLR2M gene encoding protein GRINL1A, yielding MCSLARGFEPQAPEDLRQRSLAELREMLKRQERLLRNEKFICKLPDKGKKIFDSVAKLKAVIADCEEVRGKSELFHPVRVDCKPRQKAIAGADVDTDKVQNSDQILDTSSLVPGCSSENNIKSSKTTSQKQGLEHPTHKGNEETPEAEDTVNKGPASSSRARVPSSSKASECLPQHCFSSQAEDISSSFDNLFIDKLQRVTITDQGEHHSEENTSAENLTGLCSGTQRKPHYMEVLETRAKNPVPSPHKFKTNVLPSQPSGSSSHFQKRETPISSEERLRRDKQHLDDITAARLLPLHHMPAQLLSIDESLALQKQQKQNYEEMQAKLAAQKLAARLNIKMQSYNPEGESSGKYREVRDEDDDQSSDDEF